A single region of the Melopsittacus undulatus isolate bMelUnd1 chromosome 10, bMelUnd1.mat.Z, whole genome shotgun sequence genome encodes:
- the LOC115945826 gene encoding E3 ubiquitin/ISG15 ligase TRIM25-like — MDLTCAICLDTHLELVVLSCGHRVCRDCIQEKHLQDHCPLCHTQAMPEEERPEVQCEEKGESFGQQDGVILCDFCLQEPQPAVKTCMNCEASLCQAHLSKHNTKSPLKEHVLMEPCEAQVLAERRCRQHGRLLECYCATDSVCICMLCCIVSYHKDHKIITLEEAFDKAQGFFTETLEAVKTHEAALDHSIENLLKQEEEVKNEEGLRKDRLESLFKEMCLQLGDRKEEVLKVLSHNEEQQLSWIQTKMQKHKEEKDAASHDVQELEALRDQKDLLLFIKAFSAIQARERKPVSNCVDLKPTPPIILDKLTTDGTLRLFQEFLSDMQSLFKSPPVREYLTTSVDKKGTYAFEENPFPVSPRRLPGVYKVGALTATTPQLKSNESFSEGCHFWEVDTSNMRHWLLGIGCSRFDCYLEATSHNLCLFLDKTLITGKHYPEALKVIRVEVDCGRNRLSFYKVSVKDGNTTASLHLLEAVTIPFSYPVHAIFKIFEGSLKLL, encoded by the exons ATGGACCTGACCTGTGCCATCTGCCTGGACACTCACCTTGAGCTGGTGGTGCTGAGTTGTGGTCACAGGGTCTGCAGGGATTGCATCCAGGAGAAGCACCTGCAGGACCACTGCCCACTGTGCCATACCCAGGCAATGCCAGAGGAGGAAAGGCCTGAAGTGCAATGTGAAGAGAAGGGGGAGAGCTTTGGACAGCAAGATGGGGTGATCCTGTGTGACTTCTGCCTTCAGGAGCCCCAGCCAGCCGTGAAGACCTGCATGAACTGCGAGGCCTCCCTCTGCCAAGCCCACCTGAGCAAGCACAACACAAAGAGCCCTCTGAAAGAGCATGTCCTGATGGAGCCCTGTGAAGCTCAGGTTTTGGCTGAGAGGAGATGCCGCCAGCATGGCAGGCTGCTGGAGTGCTACTGTGCGACAGACTCGGTCTGTATCTGCATGCTGTGCTGCATCGTCAGCTACCACAAGGACCACAAGATCATCACTCTGGAGGAGGCTTTTGACAAGGCACAG ggtttttttactgAAACGCTGGAAGCAGTGAAAACCCATGAAGCTGCACTGGATCACAGCATAGAAAACCTGCTGAAACAAGAGGAGGAAGTAAAG AATGAGGAGGGCCTGCGGAAGGATCGGCTGGAGAGCCTCTTCAAAGAGATGTGTCTGCAGCTaggagacagaaaagaagaGGTCCTGAAAGTTCTCAGTCACAATGAGGAGCAACAGCTTTCTTGGATTCAGACAAAGATGCAAAAACACAAAGAGGAGAAGGATGCAGCCAGCCATGATGTACAGGAGCTGGAGGCTCTGAGAGATCAGAAAGACCTACTTCTTTTCATCAAG GCTTTTTCAGCAATTCAAGCCAG GGAACGCAAGCCAGTTTCTAACTGTGTTGATTTAAAACCAACGCCACCCATTATTTTGGATAAATTAACAACAGATGGTACTCTAAGGCTTTTCCAGGAATTCCTCTCGGACATGCAGTCCTTATTTAAATCACCACCTG ttCGTGAATATCTGACGACCTCAGTGGATAAAAAAGGCACATATGCTTTTGAGGAGAACCCATTCCCTGTGTCCCCACGGCGCCTACCCGGAGTTTACAAAGTGGGTGCATTAACAGCCACTACCCCCCAACTCAAGAGCAATGAGAGCTTCTCAGAAGGCTGTCACTTCTGGGAGGTAGACACTAGCAACATGAGACACTGGCTACTTGGAATTGGTTGTTCCAGGTTTGACTGCTATCTGGAAGCAACTTCTCATAACCTCTGTCTGTTCCTAGATAAAACACTGATCACGGGAAAGCACTATCCTGAAGCCCTTAAAGTGATCAGGGTAGAGGTAGACTGTGGAAGAAACAGGCTGTCATTTTATAAGGTGTCTGTCAAGGATGGAAATACTACTGCCAGCCTCCATCTTCTAGAGGCAGTAACCATCCCTTTCAGCTACCCTGTCCATGCTATCTTCAAGATATTTGAAGGCTCTCTGAAGCTCCTATAG